A portion of the Candidatus Fermentibacter sp. genome contains these proteins:
- a CDS encoding class I SAM-dependent methyltransferase produces the protein MGYDPALHGLLKRAEETHPWFRARAGLVAHLLRKLAKTSASVLDEGCGTGWSSAAIARSAGSSLVVGTDITLAEAASARPRGVVLVRSDITAPPFREYFDALLILDVLEHFGDDRGVLVSASQALAPDGLLIVTVPAMPSLWSRYDTACGHFKRYTRRSLLNLLGDSGFEAVFCSHFMMAPVPFLAVSRNLHGAGRNVSIDEREFRPGRFVSSVLGAYLCVEAGLLRAGFRFPAGSSLVAAARRRTCSC, from the coding sequence TTGGGCTACGACCCCGCCCTGCACGGACTACTCAAGAGGGCCGAAGAGACGCATCCCTGGTTCCGTGCGCGGGCCGGACTCGTCGCGCATCTCCTGCGGAAGCTCGCGAAAACATCCGCATCAGTGCTCGACGAAGGATGCGGCACCGGCTGGTCCTCCGCGGCGATCGCACGATCCGCAGGCTCGTCTCTGGTTGTGGGCACGGACATCACCTTGGCCGAAGCAGCTTCGGCCCGTCCTCGGGGCGTTGTGCTGGTTCGCTCGGACATTACCGCTCCGCCGTTCCGAGAGTACTTCGACGCCCTGCTGATTCTGGATGTCCTGGAGCACTTCGGTGACGACCGCGGTGTACTGGTGTCGGCATCGCAGGCCCTTGCGCCCGATGGGCTGCTGATAGTCACCGTGCCAGCCATGCCGTCGCTCTGGAGCAGATATGACACGGCTTGCGGGCACTTCAAGCGCTACACGAGGCGTTCTCTGCTGAACCTGCTAGGAGACAGCGGTTTCGAGGCGGTCTTCTGCAGCCACTTCATGATGGCACCTGTTCCATTCCTGGCTGTTTCGAGAAACCTTCACGGGGCCGGCAGAAATGTTTCAATCGACGAGAGGGAGTTCAGACCGGGCCGTTTTGTCAGCTCGGTGCTCGGGGCCTATCTTTGCGTGGAGGCCGGTCTGCTCCGTGCCGGCTTCCGGTTTCCGGCGGGCAGCTCACTCGTAGCGGCCGCACGAAGGCGTACTTGCAGTTGTTGA
- a CDS encoding glycosyltransferase family 2 protein produces MTGLPPGISVVVPVYESRDSLGSLARAVSEAMSSIGVPWELVLVDDASTDGSWGAIRKLSEAGPRIRGIRLARNSGQHNALLCGIRAAHFSVTVTLDDDLQNPPSEIPRLLAKLEEGFDVVYGSPDRERHGLPRDMASKLTKAVLQRSMGVATASRVSAFRAFRTALRDSFVSHGGPYCSIDVLLTWGTRSFGAVTVRHEPRRIGRSHYTFGRLFTHAFNMITGFSTIPLEVASMAGFAFMIFGVGVLLYVLFRYFENGGSVPGFPFLASIISIFSGVQLFSLGVIGEYIARMHFRLMGIPGYTAVEDTGGEGWSAE; encoded by the coding sequence ATGACCGGTCTGCCGCCTGGGATCTCCGTTGTCGTCCCGGTCTACGAGAGCCGCGACTCGCTCGGGAGCCTCGCCCGTGCCGTGTCGGAGGCGATGTCCTCCATCGGCGTTCCCTGGGAACTGGTGCTCGTGGACGACGCTAGCACCGACGGGAGCTGGGGCGCGATCCGGAAGCTCTCCGAAGCCGGCCCGCGGATCAGGGGCATACGCCTGGCGCGCAACAGCGGCCAGCACAACGCCCTCCTCTGCGGCATCAGGGCGGCGCATTTCTCCGTGACAGTCACGCTCGACGACGATCTGCAGAATCCTCCTTCCGAGATCCCCAGGCTCCTCGCGAAACTCGAGGAGGGTTTCGACGTCGTCTACGGCTCGCCCGACAGGGAGAGGCACGGCCTCCCGCGCGACATGGCCTCGAAGCTCACTAAGGCCGTACTCCAGAGGTCGATGGGCGTAGCCACAGCCTCCCGCGTCAGCGCCTTCAGGGCCTTCCGCACAGCCCTGCGCGACTCGTTCGTATCCCACGGCGGGCCCTACTGCTCGATCGACGTGCTCCTGACATGGGGCACCAGGAGCTTCGGCGCCGTCACCGTGAGGCACGAGCCCCGGCGGATCGGCAGGTCGCACTACACCTTCGGAAGGCTCTTCACGCACGCCTTCAACATGATTACGGGCTTCTCCACCATCCCGCTCGAGGTAGCCAGCATGGCGGGGTTCGCCTTCATGATCTTCGGCGTGGGAGTGCTTCTGTACGTGCTCTTCCGGTACTTCGAGAACGGCGGCAGCGTTCCGGGCTTCCCGTTCCTCGCGTCCATCATCTCCATCTTCTCGGGAGTCCAGCTCTTCTCTCTCGGCGTGATAGGCGAGTACATAGCGAGGATGCACTTCAGGCTGATGGGCATTCCCGGGTACACGGCCGTCGAGGATACCGGCGGAGAGGGATGGTCCGCGGAGTGA
- a CDS encoding GNAT family N-acetyltransferase → MVRGVTRLCSMLEWDSSFFGLRIARYARVGMTPAQAASVKSWCSSNAVDCLYFLADPGDGPSLGSAHGLGMRAAGIRAEMRVETARIPASETAGPVRRAIPSDIPLLEDLATENHTSSRFFVDPGFGRKRASAMFSYWMRKCFSDPRCTLLVAGDAGRPGGYCAVRDRAGEGVIELLGVAPGNRSAGLGKALVSAASRILGDAGVAHVSVVTQAGTAGAMGFYERLGFVTDRMGIWFHYWPSLGPKT, encoded by the coding sequence ATGGTCCGCGGAGTGACGCGGCTCTGCTCGATGCTGGAATGGGATTCGTCCTTCTTCGGGCTCCGCATCGCCAGATATGCGCGTGTGGGGATGACGCCGGCCCAGGCAGCCAGCGTGAAGTCATGGTGCTCGTCGAACGCGGTCGACTGCCTCTACTTCCTGGCCGACCCCGGAGACGGCCCGAGCCTCGGGTCGGCTCACGGGCTAGGCATGCGCGCGGCGGGGATCCGTGCGGAGATGAGGGTCGAAACTGCCAGGATCCCTGCCTCAGAGACCGCCGGACCGGTCAGGAGAGCTATCCCGTCAGACATCCCCCTGCTCGAGGACCTCGCGACGGAAAACCACACTTCCTCGCGATTCTTCGTCGATCCGGGTTTCGGCAGGAAGAGAGCGTCGGCCATGTTCTCGTACTGGATGCGGAAGTGCTTCTCCGATCCCCGCTGTACGCTGCTGGTCGCCGGGGATGCCGGCAGACCCGGGGGGTACTGTGCGGTGCGGGATCGGGCTGGAGAAGGTGTGATCGAGCTCCTCGGCGTGGCTCCCGGGAACAGGAGCGCGGGGCTCGGGAAGGCGCTCGTTTCGGCGGCTTCCAGGATCCTGGGTGATGCCGGCGTCGCGCATGTCTCCGTGGTGACACAGGCCGGCACCGCCGGGGCCATGGGATTCTACGAGCGTCTCGGGTTCGTCACCGACAGGATGGGGATCTGGTTCCACTACTGGCCTTCGCTCGGGCCGAAGACGTGA
- the rffA gene encoding dTDP-4-amino-4,6-dideoxygalactose transaminase — translation MTTYRIPFNRAGLGGRELEYIRQAVENGFVAGNGPFCRRCESELEAVTGAPHALLTPSCTHALEMCAYLLDLSPGDEVIVPSYTFVSTALAFASRGAVPVFADIRPDTLNIDESLVEDLVTPRTRAIVAVHYGGVGCEMDRLSEIAGGCGAVLIEDAAHGLFGRYRGMGLGSMAPLSTLSFHETKNITCGEGGALLVNDPRYFERARILRDKGTDRARFLDGQVDRYTWVDLGSSYVLSDMLAAFLLAQLEAAGEIQRRREAIWRRYTEGLAGWVSTRGVRFQEVPAHCDPAWHLFPLVMPDKASRDGLIAHLAARGILAVFHYQPLHLSRMGVSFGGRPGQCPVAESAGVRLLRLPFFPSMSDAEQDDVIGAVLDSGT, via the coding sequence GTGACGACCTACAGGATTCCATTCAACAGGGCCGGGCTGGGCGGCCGGGAGCTCGAATACATCCGTCAGGCCGTCGAGAACGGTTTCGTGGCCGGCAACGGCCCGTTCTGCCGGAGGTGCGAGAGTGAACTCGAGGCTGTGACGGGAGCCCCGCACGCCCTCCTGACCCCCTCCTGCACCCACGCCCTCGAGATGTGCGCCTACCTCCTCGACCTCTCACCGGGTGACGAGGTCATCGTCCCCTCGTACACTTTCGTTTCCACCGCGCTGGCCTTCGCCTCGCGGGGGGCGGTCCCCGTCTTCGCCGACATCAGGCCCGACACGCTCAACATCGATGAATCGCTCGTCGAAGACCTGGTCACGCCCCGCACCCGTGCGATCGTGGCGGTGCACTACGGCGGCGTGGGCTGCGAGATGGACAGGCTCTCGGAGATCGCAGGCGGATGCGGTGCCGTGCTGATCGAGGATGCCGCGCACGGCCTGTTCGGCAGGTACCGGGGGATGGGTCTGGGCTCGATGGCGCCCCTCTCGACACTGAGCTTCCACGAGACGAAGAACATCACCTGCGGCGAGGGCGGAGCCCTCCTGGTCAACGATCCGCGCTACTTCGAGCGGGCGCGGATCCTGCGCGACAAGGGAACCGATCGCGCGCGGTTCCTCGACGGCCAGGTGGACCGCTACACGTGGGTGGACCTGGGTTCCAGCTACGTGCTGTCGGACATGCTGGCCGCGTTCCTGCTGGCCCAGCTCGAGGCTGCAGGGGAGATCCAGCGGCGCAGGGAGGCCATCTGGAGGAGGTACACCGAAGGCCTGGCCGGGTGGGTCTCGACCAGGGGGGTCCGCTTCCAGGAAGTGCCGGCCCACTGCGACCCGGCCTGGCACCTCTTTCCGCTCGTCATGCCCGACAAGGCCTCCCGCGACGGACTCATCGCACATCTCGCGGCGAGGGGCATACTCGCGGTGTTCCACTATCAGCCCCTTCACCTGTCGAGAATGGGCGTTTCGTTTGGTGGAAGGCCGGGTCAGTGCCCGGTGGCCGAGTCGGCCGGCGTGCGTCTCCTCAGACTCCCGTTCTTCCCGTCGATGTCCGATGCCGAGCAGGATGACGTCATAGGAGCGGTCCTGGACTCCGGGACCTGA
- a CDS encoding prepilin-type N-terminal cleavage/methylation domain-containing protein: MKRGFTLIELMIVVVIIGILAAIAIPKFGSVKQTAEMASCRSNMRSLATGASMYYGTYNSWGSLAVFVSSDLMENATLMECPQDPAGSDYGYTVAAGVYTIDCPTGGAGLPQDHGSVVDGIQSWQ, from the coding sequence ATGAAGAGAGGCTTCACACTCATCGAGCTCATGATCGTCGTCGTGATCATCGGCATCCTCGCCGCCATCGCCATCCCCAAGTTCGGCAGCGTCAAGCAGACCGCCGAGATGGCCTCCTGCCGCAGCAACATGAGGAGCCTTGCAACCGGCGCCTCCATGTACTACGGCACCTACAACAGCTGGGGCTCGCTGGCCGTCTTCGTGTCGTCCGACCTGATGGAGAACGCCACACTGATGGAGTGCCCGCAGGATCCAGCCGGCAGTGACTACGGCTACACCGTCGCCGCCGGTGTCTACACCATCGACTGCCCTACGGGTGGTGCTGGGCTTCCGCAGGATCACGGCTCGGTCGTCGACGGTATCCAGAGCTGGCAGTAG